Proteins encoded together in one Benincasa hispida cultivar B227 chromosome 1, ASM972705v1, whole genome shotgun sequence window:
- the LOC120076638 gene encoding agamous-like MADS-box protein MADS3, whose amino-acid sequence MGRGKVVLERIENKVNRQVTFSKRRNGLLKKACELSVLCDVDVALIIFSSRGKLFEFGSTDMNKILERYHQRCYSSGSSTNLDESDIQIEEVAKLRAKYESLRRSNRNFLGEELEPLNLKELHNLEKQLDKTLSHTRQRKAEIMLQKLADLRKMEQDLGDQNTQLKSKLEEEQQCMQEKEDGEEDPMNYKLVGADPNMNIPRYFDPQEEEGRGMIEAGNNDLIPDWLL is encoded by the exons ATGGGAAGGGGAAAAGTAGTGCTTGAGAGAATAGAGAACAAAGTGAATCGTCAAGTAACCTTCTCAAAGCGAAGAAATGGGTTATTGAAGAAGGCTTGTGAGCTCTCTGTGCTTTGTGATGTTGACGTTGCTCTCATCATCTTCTCTAGTCGTGGAAAGCTCTTTGAATTTGGGAGCACTGA CATGAACAAGATCCTTGAGAGGTATCACCAGCGATGTTACAGCTCTGGATCAAGCACCAATCTTGATGAGAGTGACATACAG ATAGAGGAAGTGGCAAAGCTGAGAGCCAAATATGAATCTCTTCGACGTTCCAATAG GAACTTTCTTGGAGAAGAACTTGAACCACTGAATCTAAAAGAGTTGCATAACCTTGAGAAACAGTTGGACAAAACTCTTTCACACACTAGACAGCGGAAG GCTGAGATAATGCTTCAAAAATTAGCAGACTTGCGCAAAATG GAGCAGGACCTTGGAGATCAAAACACTCAGCTCAAGTCAAAG CTTGAAGAAGAACAACAATGTATGCAAGAAAAGGAAGATGGCGAGGAAGATCCAATGAATTACAAACTTGTGGGAGCTGACCCAAACATGAACATCCCTAG ATACTTTGATCCCCAAGAAGAAGAGGGCAGAGGCATGATAGAAGCGGGGAATAACGACTTAATCCCAGATTGGCTACTTTGA